One genomic segment of Cyanobium sp. WAJ14-Wanaka includes these proteins:
- a CDS encoding DUF2834 domain-containing protein yields the protein MKSNQTAKELLNQKPQPWLQWLYLGLAIAGAVLPWLANLDFIRAYGNTFDITQFIALANANPAAQSLSRDLAIGATAVVIWIVQESRRLQMKGLPWVLLCCISLAFACGAPLFLYLRERRLRELWLNSQAD from the coding sequence ATGAAGTCCAACCAAACCGCCAAAGAGCTCCTAAACCAAAAGCCCCAGCCCTGGCTGCAATGGCTCTATCTGGGCCTGGCGATCGCAGGTGCAGTACTTCCCTGGCTGGCAAATCTTGATTTCATTCGGGCCTATGGCAACACCTTTGACATCACCCAGTTCATCGCGCTAGCCAATGCCAACCCGGCAGCTCAATCACTCTCGCGAGATTTAGCCATCGGTGCTACGGCCGTAGTGATTTGGATTGTGCAAGAGAGCCGTAGGCTACAAATGAAGGGCCTACCCTGGGTACTTCTGTGCTGCATAAGCCTTGCCTTTGCCTGTGGCGCGCCACTATTTCTATATCTGAGGGAGAGGCGCCTACGTGAACTCTGGCTAAACAGCCAGGCCGACTAA